A stretch of Lathyrus oleraceus cultivar Zhongwan6 chromosome 6, CAAS_Psat_ZW6_1.0, whole genome shotgun sequence DNA encodes these proteins:
- the LOC127095268 gene encoding uncharacterized protein LOC127095268, which produces MTDIPTGGVRTLHMEVGIFGFDYDQMIGNEDFMQVFSHEEIGVNVVNTYIRFLYDKLMRPNGLDVSFGFLAPATVNLVLILNRPDTVTEYVLRILMDNKDAEKLFFIPFNTGGHWLLLAINPIREIVYYLDSLGNDWTTYPDMKVLIDTVLQAFRAQRVIQTSRRGAYSTYIINQILYEDASSNHIFVQNEVDLILAHFGCDLGAYGDASLDV; this is translated from the exons atgaccgatataccgaccggaggtgttcggaccctacatatggaggtagggattttcggctttgattacgaccaaatgattggtaatgaagacttcatgcaagtttttagtcatgaagaaatcggcgtcaacgttgtcaatacatatattag gtttttgtatgacaaattgatgcgccccaatggtttggacgtgtcattcggattcttagcacccgcgaccgtcaacttagttttaatcttaaatagaccggataccgtgacggagtacgttcttcggatcctcatggacaataaagatgcggagaagttgttttttataccgtttaataccgg tggacattggttgttgctcgcaatcaatcctatccgagaaattgtgtattatcttgactcgttaggaaatgattggacaacatacccggatatgaaggtcctaattgacac cgtcctacaagcttttcgggcccaacgagttatccaaacctcaaggaggg GTGCATACTCAACTTACATAATAAACCAAATACTATACGAAGATGCATCTTCAAACCATATTTTTGTTCAAAATGAGGTGGATCTCATATTAGCGCATTTTGGTTGTGATTTGGGTGCATATGGAGACGCATCTCTGGACGTATGA